A single window of Halobacillus naozhouensis DNA harbors:
- a CDS encoding alpha-ketoacid dehydrogenase subunit beta, producing the protein MAVISYIQAVTQALKEEMERDEKVFVLGEDVGKRGGVFRATDGLYDQFGEDRVLDTPLAESAIAGVGIGAAMYGMRPVAEMQFADFIMPAVNQIISEAAKTRYRSNNDWNVPMTIRAPYGGGVHGALYHSQSVEAVFANQPGLKIVMPSTPYDVKGLLKASIRDNDPVLFFEHKRAYRLIKGEVPEDDYTLPLGKADVKREGSDITVITYGLCVHFALQAAEKLAEEGIDAHILDLRTVYPLDQEAIIEAASKTGKVLLVTEDNKEGGIISEVAAVVSENCLFDLDAPVKRLAGPDVPSMPYAPTMEKYFMMNPDKVEKAMRDLAEF; encoded by the coding sequence ATGGCAGTCATATCTTATATTCAAGCTGTAACCCAAGCATTGAAAGAAGAAATGGAACGTGATGAGAAAGTATTTGTTCTGGGTGAAGATGTCGGCAAGCGTGGAGGCGTATTCCGTGCTACTGATGGGTTATATGATCAATTTGGAGAAGATCGTGTGTTAGATACTCCACTGGCAGAATCTGCTATCGCAGGCGTGGGGATCGGCGCTGCGATGTACGGGATGCGGCCTGTTGCTGAAATGCAATTTGCTGATTTTATTATGCCAGCTGTAAATCAAATTATTTCTGAAGCCGCGAAGACCCGTTATCGTTCGAATAACGACTGGAATGTACCTATGACCATTCGTGCACCGTATGGCGGCGGTGTTCATGGGGCGCTCTATCACTCCCAGTCTGTTGAAGCGGTGTTCGCCAATCAACCTGGGCTTAAAATAGTTATGCCTTCTACTCCTTACGACGTAAAAGGATTGCTTAAAGCCTCTATTCGTGATAATGATCCAGTACTTTTCTTTGAGCACAAGAGGGCATACCGATTGATCAAAGGTGAAGTGCCGGAAGATGATTATACGCTTCCTCTAGGCAAGGCTGATGTTAAACGTGAAGGCTCGGATATTACTGTTATTACCTATGGACTATGTGTGCACTTTGCTCTGCAAGCTGCCGAGAAATTGGCTGAGGAGGGCATTGATGCTCATATTCTCGATTTAAGAACGGTGTATCCACTTGATCAGGAAGCTATTATCGAAGCCGCTTCAAAAACTGGGAAAGTATTACTAGTCACAGAGGACAATAAAGAAGGCGGGATTATATCTGAAGTAGCAGCGGTAGTCAGTGAGAACTGTTTGTTTGATTTGGACGCGCCTGTCAAACGGTTAGCTGGTCCTGATGTCCCTTCTATGCCATATGCCCCAACTATGGAGAAATACTTTATGATGAATCCTGATAAAGTTGAAAAAGCGATGCGGGATTTAGCAGAATTTTAA
- a CDS encoding thiamine pyrophosphate-dependent dehydrogenase E1 component subunit alpha: protein MDNKKGGFHVTDNRHKSLGLSDEQVLDMFRTMMLARKIDERMWLLNRAGKVPFVISCQGQEAAQVGASYALDREKDYALPYYRDMGVVLSFGMTVKDLMLSGFAKAEDPNSGGRQMPGHFGQKKNRIVTGSSPVTTQVPHAVGIALAGKMEKKDFVSFVTFGEGSSNQGDFHEGANFAGVHKLPVIFMVENNKYAISVPVQKQLACEKVSDRAVGYGMPGYTVDGNDPLAVYEAVKAAADRGRDGDGPTLIEAVSYRLTPHSSDDDDRTYRERGEVDEAKKKDSIVTFANYLREQNILTEEKETEMNEELNKLVNEATDYAENAAYAEAESALNYVYEE, encoded by the coding sequence ATGGATAATAAAAAAGGAGGGTTTCACGTGACTGACAATCGCCATAAATCATTAGGATTATCTGATGAGCAAGTGTTAGACATGTTCCGTACAATGATGTTAGCAAGAAAAATTGATGAACGTATGTGGCTGCTAAACCGAGCTGGGAAGGTGCCATTTGTAATTTCCTGTCAAGGACAGGAAGCAGCTCAGGTGGGGGCATCTTATGCTCTTGACCGCGAGAAGGATTATGCATTGCCTTACTATCGTGATATGGGTGTCGTGCTTTCCTTTGGTATGACTGTTAAAGATTTAATGCTCTCAGGATTTGCTAAAGCAGAAGATCCAAACTCTGGTGGACGCCAAATGCCAGGACACTTTGGCCAAAAGAAAAATCGCATAGTTACAGGGTCATCACCAGTTACGACGCAAGTTCCACATGCTGTAGGAATAGCACTGGCTGGAAAAATGGAGAAAAAGGATTTTGTCTCTTTTGTTACATTTGGAGAAGGCTCATCAAATCAGGGAGATTTCCATGAAGGAGCAAACTTTGCCGGTGTTCATAAATTACCAGTGATTTTCATGGTGGAAAATAACAAATATGCTATTTCGGTTCCTGTGCAGAAACAACTTGCTTGCGAGAAAGTATCTGACCGTGCCGTGGGCTATGGTATGCCTGGTTATACAGTGGATGGAAATGATCCGCTCGCTGTTTATGAAGCTGTCAAAGCAGCTGCAGATCGTGGCCGAGATGGCGATGGGCCGACCCTCATTGAAGCGGTCTCTTATCGGTTGACTCCGCACTCAAGTGACGATGATGACCGTACCTACCGTGAACGTGGTGAAGTTGACGAAGCAAAGAAAAAAGATTCGATAGTTACGTTTGCGAACTATTTGCGCGAGCAGAACATTTTGACAGAAGAAAAAGAAACTGAAATGAACGAAGAACTAAACAAATTAGTCAATGAAGCAACAGACTATGCTGAAAACGCAGCGTATGCTGAAGCTGAATCTGCATTGAACTATGTATATGAAGAGTAA
- the lpdA gene encoding dihydrolipoyl dehydrogenase, which yields MAEEYDLVVLGGGTGGYVAAIRASKLGLKVAIVEKRELGGTCLHRGCVPSKALLRSAEVFRQTKEAEDFGVTTSEPTLDFTKVQQRKQSIVDTLHKGVQGLMKKGKIDVIEGFGRILGPSIFSPTAGTISVEMNNGEENEMLIPKNVLVATGSSPKSLPGLEVDGEFVMTSDEALHMDELPASIIIVGGGVIGIEWASMLADFGVKVTVLEYLPHILPTEDQDISKEMVKQMKKKGVEIVTDAKVLSETLQTGEGVTIQAELGGETVTYDAEKMLVSVGRNANVTNIGLENTDIEVENGFIKTNANYQTKESHIYAIGDVIGGMQLAHVASHEGIIAVEHMANQHPHPMNAEQVPTCIYSNPEVASVGLTEQQAKEQGYDVKVGKFPFQAIGKALVFGETDGFVKMIANKENDDLLGVHMVGPHVTDMISEAGLAKVLDATPWEIADSIHPHPTLAEAIGEAAMAVDGNQIHG from the coding sequence ATGGCCGAAGAATATGATTTAGTTGTATTAGGTGGGGGCACTGGCGGCTATGTTGCTGCGATACGTGCATCTAAACTAGGGTTGAAAGTTGCGATAGTTGAGAAGCGAGAACTAGGAGGGACATGCTTGCATCGTGGGTGTGTTCCTTCTAAAGCACTCTTACGCAGTGCGGAAGTATTTCGACAAACAAAAGAAGCTGAGGATTTTGGTGTTACTACATCTGAACCAACTTTAGACTTTACAAAGGTACAGCAACGTAAACAATCAATTGTTGATACCTTACATAAGGGTGTACAGGGTTTGATGAAAAAAGGAAAAATTGATGTAATCGAAGGTTTTGGCAGAATTCTCGGTCCTTCTATCTTTTCACCGACAGCCGGCACGATTTCTGTTGAGATGAACAATGGCGAAGAAAATGAAATGTTGATACCGAAAAATGTATTAGTTGCTACAGGTTCAAGCCCTAAGTCACTGCCAGGGTTAGAGGTCGATGGAGAATTTGTCATGACATCAGATGAAGCTCTCCATATGGACGAGCTTCCCGCTTCCATCATTATTGTGGGTGGAGGGGTTATCGGAATCGAATGGGCTTCTATGCTAGCAGACTTCGGGGTGAAAGTAACAGTATTGGAATACTTGCCACACATTTTACCTACTGAAGATCAGGACATTTCTAAAGAGATGGTAAAACAAATGAAGAAAAAGGGTGTTGAGATTGTAACCGATGCGAAGGTGCTATCAGAAACACTCCAGACAGGCGAAGGTGTAACGATTCAAGCGGAATTGGGTGGTGAGACGGTTACTTATGATGCGGAGAAAATGTTAGTCTCTGTTGGCCGTAATGCCAACGTTACCAATATCGGCTTAGAAAATACAGATATCGAAGTGGAGAATGGTTTCATTAAAACCAACGCGAATTACCAAACGAAAGAATCTCATATTTACGCGATTGGTGATGTAATAGGCGGTATGCAGCTGGCACACGTGGCTTCACATGAAGGCATTATCGCTGTTGAGCATATGGCAAATCAACATCCACACCCAATGAATGCTGAGCAGGTGCCAACTTGTATTTATTCGAACCCCGAAGTCGCAAGTGTCGGCTTAACTGAACAACAAGCGAAAGAGCAAGGTTATGATGTTAAAGTAGGTAAGTTTCCGTTTCAAGCTATCGGCAAGGCTCTTGTTTTTGGAGAGACAGATGGGTTTGTAAAAATGATTGCTAATAAAGAGAATGATGATCTACTAGGTGTTCATATGGTCGGTCCGCATGTGACGGATATGATTTCAGAAGCCGGTCTTGCCAAAGTTCTTGATGCTACTCCGTGGGAAATTGCTGATAGTATTCATCCGCACCCAACGCTCGCTGAAGCGATTGGGGAGGCGGCAATGGCTGTTGATGGCAATCAAATACATGGATAA
- the buk gene encoding butyrate kinase, with amino-acid sequence MQLNRILVINPGSTSTKIGVFDNELVVLEKTIRHKPEEVNQYKRIIDQYEFRKQVILSVLDEEGINISKLSAVCGRGGLLRPIEGGTYEVNEAMIEDLKEGYNGEHASNLGGIIASEIAKGLNIGAYIVDPVVVDELHDLARISGVPEIPRKSIFHALNQKAVARRAAKDLGQTYKESRLLVTHMGGGITVGAHVNGRVIDVNNGLHGDGPFSPERAGTVPAGDLVSLCYSGQLYRDEVMKKLVGQGGLMAYLDTNDAVEVENMVEHGDKKAKLVYDAMAYQIAKEIGSMSVVLEGKVDAIALTGGLAYGKAFISEISKRIDWIADVLVYPGENELEALNEGTLRVLQNEEIPKQYPNFVE; translated from the coding sequence TTGCAATTAAACCGAATACTTGTTATTAATCCTGGTTCAACGTCAACGAAAATTGGTGTATTTGACAATGAGCTGGTTGTCTTGGAAAAGACGATTCGTCATAAACCAGAAGAGGTTAATCAATATAAAAGAATCATCGATCAATATGAATTTCGTAAGCAAGTAATTCTAAGTGTGCTTGATGAAGAAGGAATTAATATTAGTAAATTGAGTGCTGTCTGCGGACGTGGAGGATTGCTTCGTCCGATTGAAGGCGGTACGTATGAAGTGAATGAAGCGATGATTGAGGACTTAAAAGAAGGATACAACGGGGAGCATGCCTCTAACTTAGGGGGGATCATCGCTTCTGAAATTGCTAAAGGTTTAAATATCGGTGCCTATATTGTCGATCCTGTTGTTGTCGATGAATTACATGATCTGGCGCGTATCTCTGGTGTACCGGAGATACCGAGGAAAAGTATTTTTCATGCCTTGAATCAGAAGGCTGTAGCCAGAAGGGCAGCAAAAGACCTTGGGCAGACATATAAAGAATCTCGGTTGTTAGTCACCCATATGGGTGGTGGAATTACAGTAGGAGCCCATGTTAACGGACGGGTTATTGATGTGAACAACGGTCTTCATGGAGACGGACCTTTTTCTCCAGAGCGGGCCGGGACTGTACCCGCTGGAGATCTGGTTTCTCTATGTTATTCTGGGCAATTATATCGGGATGAAGTAATGAAAAAGCTAGTAGGACAAGGCGGGTTAATGGCTTATTTAGATACAAATGATGCAGTCGAAGTAGAAAATATGGTCGAACATGGCGATAAAAAGGCAAAACTAGTATACGACGCCATGGCCTATCAAATTGCTAAAGAGATCGGAAGCATGAGTGTGGTTCTTGAAGGGAAAGTGGACGCGATAGCATTGACGGGTGGACTCGCTTATGGGAAGGCTTTTATAAGTGAGATTTCTAAACGGATTGACTGGATTGCAGACGTGCTTGTTTATCCTGGCGAAAACGAGTTAGAAGCTCTAAACGAAGGGACGCTTCGAGTGCTGCAAAACGAGGAAATCCCGAAACAATACCCAAACTTTGTGGAATAG
- the bcd gene encoding branched-chain amino acid dehydrogenase, producing the protein MEIFKYMTKYDYEQLLFCQDEQSGLKAIIAIHDTTLGPALGGTRIWQYETEEEAIEDALRLAKGMTYKNAAAGLNLGGGKTVIIGDPKTVKNEALFRAFGRFIQGLNGRYITAEDVGTTVQDMDLIHEETDYVTGISEAFGSSGNPSPVTAYGVYRGMKAAAKEGFGSDSLEGKTVAVQGVGNVAFNLCRHLHEEGANLIVTDINEEAVQRAVNEFGAKAVGTDEIYSVDCDIYSPCALGATINDDTIPQIKAKVIAGAANNQLKETRHGDILHEKGVVYTPDYVINAGGVINVADELHGYNEERAMKRVETIYSNVAGVFEISRRDNIPSYVAADRMAEERIEQMRKSRSQFLKNGHHILSRR; encoded by the coding sequence ATGGAAATTTTCAAGTATATGACAAAATATGATTATGAGCAATTACTTTTCTGTCAAGATGAGCAATCAGGTTTAAAAGCGATCATCGCTATTCATGATACGACACTCGGACCTGCTTTAGGCGGAACACGAATCTGGCAATATGAAACAGAAGAGGAAGCAATAGAAGATGCGCTTCGTCTTGCTAAGGGAATGACTTATAAGAATGCGGCTGCAGGACTTAACCTTGGCGGAGGAAAAACCGTCATCATCGGTGATCCGAAAACAGTTAAAAACGAAGCCTTATTCAGAGCATTTGGTCGTTTTATCCAAGGACTTAACGGACGTTATATTACTGCGGAGGACGTGGGAACGACCGTTCAGGATATGGATCTTATCCATGAAGAGACTGATTATGTAACAGGAATTTCAGAAGCGTTTGGTTCTTCAGGGAATCCATCACCTGTAACCGCTTATGGTGTGTACCGCGGTATGAAAGCAGCCGCTAAAGAAGGATTCGGAAGTGATTCATTAGAAGGTAAAACCGTCGCCGTGCAGGGTGTTGGTAACGTAGCATTCAACCTATGTCGTCATTTACATGAGGAAGGTGCGAATTTAATCGTAACAGATATTAATGAAGAGGCTGTTCAGCGTGCAGTTAATGAATTTGGGGCAAAAGCTGTTGGCACAGATGAAATTTACAGTGTCGACTGTGATATTTATTCACCTTGTGCATTAGGAGCAACTATTAATGATGATACTATTCCGCAAATTAAGGCTAAAGTGATCGCTGGAGCAGCGAATAACCAATTAAAAGAAACGAGACATGGAGATATTCTTCATGAAAAGGGTGTCGTTTATACACCTGATTATGTAATTAATGCTGGTGGGGTTATTAACGTGGCAGACGAACTCCACGGATACAATGAAGAGCGTGCTATGAAGCGTGTAGAAACTATCTATTCCAATGTAGCAGGAGTATTTGAGATCTCCCGCCGCGACAACATCCCATCTTATGTAGCTGCAGATCGAATGGCTGAAGAACGAATTGAACAAATGCGCAAATCCCGCAGCCAGTTTCTGAAAAACGGTCATCACATTTTAAGTAGAAGATAG
- the yqiS gene encoding phosphate butyryltransferase — protein MKTLDELLHKIDQKNLKVVAVAQAADREVLRAVKHALQLNIGHFLLVGDQPEIENLAEQVELDLTQPGIRVKHAKAGVAAEEAVKAVRNREAHVVMKGQIDTKQVLKAVLNKQFGLRTSRVLSHVALFEVPNQERLIFLTDAAMNIAPTIEEKVHIINNAVEVAVKSGWTLPKVASLAAVEVVNPTMPATQDAAVLTQMNRRGQIKNCIVDGPLAFDNAVDRQAAEQKGITSEVAGEADILVVPTIEVANALYKSFMYYAGAKVAAVISGAKAPIVLTSRADSAQSKVYSLALALQTSK, from the coding sequence TTGAAAACCTTAGATGAGCTGCTTCATAAAATAGATCAGAAAAATCTGAAGGTAGTGGCTGTTGCTCAGGCAGCAGACCGAGAAGTTCTGAGGGCCGTTAAACATGCCCTGCAACTTAATATAGGGCACTTCCTGCTGGTAGGTGACCAGCCTGAAATAGAAAATCTTGCAGAACAGGTGGAGCTTGACCTGACTCAACCAGGCATTCGAGTTAAGCATGCTAAGGCTGGAGTAGCTGCCGAAGAAGCTGTAAAGGCCGTTCGGAACAGGGAAGCACATGTGGTGATGAAGGGGCAGATTGATACAAAACAGGTATTAAAAGCTGTGTTGAATAAACAATTCGGGTTGCGCACAAGCCGCGTACTATCCCATGTTGCTTTATTCGAAGTTCCAAACCAGGAGCGCCTTATCTTTTTAACAGATGCGGCAATGAATATTGCCCCAACTATTGAGGAAAAGGTTCACATTATTAATAATGCTGTAGAAGTGGCAGTCAAGTCAGGCTGGACCTTACCAAAGGTTGCCTCGCTCGCAGCAGTTGAGGTCGTTAATCCAACTATGCCAGCCACACAGGATGCAGCTGTTCTGACGCAAATGAATCGCCGTGGTCAAATCAAAAACTGTATCGTAGACGGGCCATTGGCATTTGACAATGCGGTAGACCGCCAGGCTGCTGAGCAAAAAGGAATTACTTCAGAAGTTGCCGGCGAGGCTGATATTCTCGTTGTCCCTACTATTGAGGTAGCCAACGCTCTATACAAATCATTTATGTACTATGCAGGTGCAAAGGTGGCTGCAGTGATAAGCGGGGCTAAAGCTCCAATAGTATTAACATCTCGAGCTGATTCTGCTCAGAGCAAAGTATATTCACTAGCGCTAGCCCTACAAACAAGCAAATAA
- a CDS encoding sigma 54-interacting transcriptional regulator: MKRVLIIGAGKGGIALLRLLRETDRMTVVAVTDVNPNAEGLEQASLWGIETGEDWRNFIHKDIDIVIEATGSDQVFKDVRAERSSNTVLIPGDVAYITSELLEEKESLLTEIKQQTDNQTLILNSIHDGMIVIDESEQVSFMNKSAERILGQHKSEVVGQHVRHIISDSRLPQVLKSKRKEVNQKLKLENGYKVITTRIPIIGKDQKVIGAYAVFKDITEVVDLAEENTDLKEVKTMLEAIIQSSDEAISVVDENGNGLMVNPAYTRITGLKENEIVGRPATVDISEGESMHMKVLKTRRPVRGVRMKVGPAEKEVLVNVAPVIVDGKLKGSVGVLHDVSEIQALTSELKRARQIIRNLEAKYTFDDIIGDSQEMTLALEQAKVGARTPAMVLLRGESGTGKELFAHAIHNESKRRHNKFIRVNCAAIAEPLLESELFGYEDGTFSGAKRDGRKGLFEEANHGSIFLDEIGELTLTMQAKLLRVLQDQEIVRVGGTKPVHVDVRVIAATHINLEKAIMKKTFREDLYYRLNRLPIYIPPLRERKEDIVPLANHLIQKLNEDYGRIVGTIHNEALDKLMDYDWPGNIRELENIIGRAMIYMENFQDVIEKKHIPSLVNHESAFSDVPGEEAVWLGGTLQDAVDDYEKDLLADAFRSHNFNKTKTAKALGISIRNLYYKLDKYKLDKERAK; the protein is encoded by the coding sequence ATGAAACGTGTACTCATTATCGGAGCAGGCAAAGGCGGAATAGCCTTATTGCGGTTATTGAGAGAAACAGATCGTATGACAGTTGTTGCTGTAACAGACGTGAATCCTAATGCCGAAGGATTAGAACAAGCTTCCTTATGGGGGATCGAAACAGGTGAGGACTGGCGAAATTTTATACATAAAGATATAGACATTGTTATAGAGGCGACAGGCAGTGACCAAGTTTTCAAAGATGTTCGTGCAGAGCGTTCAAGTAACACAGTATTAATACCAGGTGACGTAGCATACATCACATCTGAGCTGTTAGAGGAGAAGGAATCTTTACTCACCGAAATAAAACAGCAAACAGATAACCAAACGTTAATATTAAATAGTATTCACGACGGAATGATTGTAATTGATGAAAGTGAACAGGTTTCGTTTATGAATAAAAGTGCAGAGCGTATTCTCGGCCAGCATAAGAGTGAGGTTGTGGGCCAGCATGTACGGCATATTATTTCAGATTCCAGACTTCCGCAAGTATTGAAGTCTAAGCGTAAAGAAGTGAATCAAAAACTCAAGCTTGAAAACGGATACAAGGTGATTACCACACGAATCCCAATTATCGGGAAAGACCAGAAAGTTATCGGGGCTTATGCGGTCTTTAAAGATATTACAGAAGTCGTCGATTTAGCCGAAGAGAACACCGATTTAAAAGAAGTCAAAACAATGCTTGAAGCGATTATTCAGTCTTCAGATGAAGCAATTTCAGTCGTAGATGAAAATGGAAACGGTTTAATGGTTAATCCCGCTTATACTCGTATAACTGGTCTGAAAGAGAATGAAATTGTTGGCAGGCCTGCAACTGTTGACATTTCTGAGGGTGAAAGTATGCATATGAAAGTGCTTAAAACGAGGCGCCCCGTTCGTGGAGTACGAATGAAGGTGGGGCCTGCTGAGAAAGAGGTACTTGTCAATGTGGCTCCTGTAATAGTCGATGGAAAGTTAAAGGGAAGCGTCGGTGTTTTGCATGATGTTTCAGAAATCCAGGCATTGACGAGCGAGTTAAAACGGGCGCGGCAGATAATACGAAACCTGGAAGCGAAATACACATTCGATGACATCATTGGAGATTCACAAGAGATGACCCTGGCTCTCGAGCAGGCAAAAGTCGGGGCAAGAACACCTGCTATGGTGCTGTTGCGTGGTGAATCGGGGACAGGCAAGGAGCTTTTTGCCCATGCGATTCATAATGAAAGCAAGCGGAGACACAATAAATTTATTCGGGTGAATTGTGCGGCGATAGCTGAACCGTTACTTGAAAGTGAACTGTTTGGATATGAAGATGGGACTTTTTCCGGTGCGAAACGAGACGGCAGGAAAGGTCTTTTTGAAGAAGCCAATCATGGCAGTATTTTTTTGGATGAGATCGGTGAACTTACACTAACTATGCAAGCTAAGCTGTTGCGCGTTTTACAGGACCAGGAGATTGTTCGGGTTGGAGGGACTAAACCTGTTCATGTAGACGTGCGCGTGATCGCAGCAACACATATTAACTTAGAGAAAGCAATAATGAAAAAAACCTTTCGAGAAGACTTATATTATCGTTTAAATCGATTACCGATTTACATCCCTCCTCTAAGAGAAAGAAAAGAAGATATTGTTCCGCTCGCGAATCATCTTATTCAAAAATTGAATGAAGATTATGGGAGGATTGTGGGAACCATTCATAATGAAGCCTTAGACAAACTGATGGATTATGATTGGCCGGGAAATATTCGGGAACTTGAGAACATAATCGGAAGAGCAATGATCTATATGGAGAATTTTCAAGATGTTATTGAGAAGAAACATATCCCTTCTCTTGTCAATCATGAATCTGCTTTTTCTGACGTACCTGGAGAAGAGGCAGTATGGCTTGGCGGAACACTTCAGGATGCTGTAGATGACTATGAGAAGGACCTATTAGCAGATGCTTTCCGGTCTCACAATTTTAATAAAACCAAAACTGCAAAAGCGTTAGGTATTTCGATTAGAAATCTTTATTACAAACTTGATAAATATAAGCTTGATAAAGAACGAGCCAAATAA
- a CDS encoding DUF2627 domain-containing protein: MRIIALLLLVTPGVIAVIGIKLIRDALFNVFHPMFFHVAIQGIVGLLFVVGGVAFIGGFILHRDRKRNLTKGRFRKK, from the coding sequence ATGCGTATCATCGCGTTATTATTATTGGTTACCCCCGGGGTAATAGCAGTGATTGGAATAAAATTAATTCGAGACGCTCTGTTTAATGTCTTTCATCCGATGTTCTTTCACGTTGCGATTCAAGGGATTGTAGGGTTGCTGTTTGTGGTAGGAGGAGTAGCTTTTATCGGAGGATTTATACTTCACAGAGACCGTAAACGAAATCTCACAAAAGGACGTTTCAGAAAGAAGTAG
- a CDS encoding DUF294 nucleotidyltransferase-like domain-containing protein, producing the protein MNDPVEFYRSQYPFDLLTDQEFNEIFSKAEIKEYSSNEFIIHEDENDEIINIHFLITGLAKNIMHRSNGKQISVRFYYPGDLVGVMILLTSGEMRFSVQALEHVKTLRFERTAFLEVMSNNTQFSKVVMDGISHLMKSLYDEIKYKSSTDDQDDRELYKKRAGAYMEPPAFIHPAESIEKAARMLQQKKIEALIVSEDKESLLGMVGYGDLLKAYFENSHKDPVRNHMSEESYSISDQEFIYDALSYLKHHPTEIIPVHHKDKIVGILRQSSFFTIKNSVYFDLTYRISNATNLEEIQILSPVYNSRFQEFVASLIEDQMFAYDIAELITNYNDRIHKQVIQIAEDEMVAEGYGTPPVNYCFLVMGSEGRKEQAFSTDQDNGMILSDYEQSKNKQHIEQYFRYFSEKINAMLDQCGFPYCKGGIMAKEDKWRQQTSQWHQSINTWIEKMDAEEIRDFTIFADFRPIFGDFSLAYDLKKYVTQRVQKSLGLHQLLMKDTLRFRVPVQPFGRISGVKKKRTLNIKKSAIMQIVNAIRIYSMKYGVEAINTVNRLDALGEQERFHPRDVENAKLALHRLMLFRIRENLNQMRSEYPLSNELPLYELNKSERRALKDALLIAKRLQQVLELSYNRNRVK; encoded by the coding sequence GTGAATGACCCCGTGGAATTTTACCGAAGTCAATACCCATTCGACTTGTTAACAGATCAAGAATTTAATGAAATTTTCAGCAAAGCAGAAATCAAAGAATATAGTAGCAATGAGTTTATCATCCATGAAGATGAGAACGATGAAATAATTAATATTCACTTTCTCATTACAGGATTAGCTAAAAATATCATGCACCGTTCAAACGGAAAACAGATTTCCGTTCGCTTTTATTATCCTGGCGATTTAGTTGGAGTCATGATCCTCTTAACGAGTGGTGAAATGAGATTTTCAGTCCAGGCACTTGAACATGTAAAAACGCTCCGCTTTGAGCGTACAGCCTTTCTGGAAGTCATGTCGAATAATACCCAATTCTCAAAGGTAGTCATGGATGGAATCAGTCATCTTATGAAAAGCTTGTATGACGAAATTAAATATAAAAGCTCAACCGATGACCAGGATGATCGAGAGCTTTATAAGAAAAGAGCCGGTGCCTATATGGAACCGCCTGCTTTCATCCATCCTGCTGAATCAATTGAGAAAGCAGCTCGAATGTTACAACAAAAGAAGATTGAAGCTCTAATAGTGAGCGAAGATAAAGAAAGCTTACTCGGCATGGTAGGGTACGGAGATTTGCTGAAAGCTTATTTCGAAAATAGCCATAAAGATCCGGTTAGAAACCATATGTCAGAAGAATCTTATTCCATTAGTGACCAGGAGTTTATATATGACGCTTTAAGCTATTTAAAACACCATCCGACAGAAATTATACCCGTACACCATAAGGATAAAATTGTCGGGATACTAAGGCAGTCCTCCTTCTTTACAATCAAGAACTCGGTGTACTTTGATTTAACGTACCGGATTTCTAATGCTACAAATCTTGAAGAGATTCAAATATTATCTCCTGTTTATAACAGTCGCTTTCAAGAATTTGTGGCAAGTCTGATTGAGGATCAAATGTTTGCTTATGACATTGCTGAACTGATTACCAACTATAATGACCGAATTCACAAGCAAGTCATTCAAATTGCCGAGGACGAAATGGTTGCTGAAGGGTACGGCACACCCCCTGTGAACTATTGCTTCCTCGTAATGGGAAGTGAAGGCCGTAAAGAACAGGCATTTTCCACAGACCAGGATAACGGGATGATTCTGTCTGACTATGAACAATCAAAGAATAAACAACACATCGAGCAGTATTTCCGCTATTTTTCTGAGAAAATTAATGCCATGCTAGATCAGTGTGGATTTCCTTACTGTAAAGGGGGAATCATGGCTAAGGAAGATAAGTGGAGACAGCAAACAAGTCAATGGCACCAAAGTATTAATACATGGATTGAAAAAATGGATGCAGAAGAAATTAGGGACTTCACGATATTTGCTGACTTCCGCCCTATTTTTGGCGACTTTTCACTGGCTTATGATTTAAAAAAGTATGTTACTCAACGAGTTCAAAAGTCACTTGGATTACATCAGCTGCTCATGAAGGATACCCTCAGATTTCGGGTTCCAGTTCAACCATTTGGCCGAATTTCAGGGGTTAAAAAGAAACGCACCCTGAATATTAAAAAGTCAGCCATTATGCAGATCGTCAATGCGATTCGAATTTATAGTATGAAGTATGGTGTAGAAGCGATCAATACAGTGAACCGCCTGGATGCCTTAGGGGAACAGGAACGCTTTCATCCAAGAGATGTTGAAAATGCCAAGCTTGCTCTTCACCGGCTTATGCTTTTTCGGATAAGGGAAAACCTGAATCAAATGCGATCAGAGTACCCTCTCTCAAATGAGTTACCATTATATGAATTAAATAAATCCGAGCGGCGCGCTTTAAAGGATGCTCTACTAATAGCGAAGCGATTACAACAAGTACTCGAACTCAGTTATAACCGAAATCGGGTGAAGTAA